In Marivirga salinae, a single window of DNA contains:
- a CDS encoding Ig-like domain-containing protein, protein MDLIAIDNSDAVNRRKYRFQIIGQELPPRLRNNVNDTYIITADQELDIDFSVYDPNNDPVVYSVDIPVTVGAPTINENGIFTWELSSMEMSNISSIFPLKINLKAEEAEDSKHFVEKEITILKSEQNDPPLITKLSNLSVREGYDIKRRVFIQDNNHPIEELKYSLENEPDWLYVQQEGDRLFLMSDTLGFDIVKADGIPVQFDVLFTVTDPEGATDSKFFTVTVNEGVNTQKLYGQLVDYQNSTDGLLVGLRKQIRELDSRVQRNQRLKKGLLFTTFFLGSFSATGAFFEDHTIANEAIPYAGALLAITSSVNALAFNQENKVINLKNRLEDVEKSIVRNKSYLKTYSIDNESNDELRNSELVNRVQSYRQALIEQRIELRRLEDEYRELNYVQRKVRRFNRKGKAENLRWNFIDKI, encoded by the coding sequence TTGGATTTAATTGCCATTGATAATTCTGATGCGGTTAACAGGCGAAAGTATCGCTTTCAAATTATCGGGCAAGAGCTACCACCCAGATTAAGAAATAATGTTAACGATACTTATATTATTACAGCAGATCAGGAATTAGATATTGATTTTTCAGTATATGATCCTAATAATGATCCTGTGGTTTATTCTGTGGATATACCGGTAACTGTAGGTGCCCCTACTATCAATGAAAATGGAATTTTTACGTGGGAATTGAGCTCAATGGAAATGAGTAATATCAGCTCAATTTTCCCCCTCAAAATTAATTTGAAGGCAGAAGAAGCTGAGGATTCTAAGCATTTTGTAGAAAAAGAAATTACTATTCTCAAAAGTGAGCAAAATGATCCTCCGCTTATTACAAAGCTCAGTAATTTAAGTGTAAGGGAAGGATATGATATAAAAAGAAGGGTTTTTATACAGGATAACAATCATCCAATAGAAGAACTAAAGTATTCATTAGAAAATGAGCCTGACTGGCTATATGTTCAACAAGAAGGCGATAGGCTATTCTTGATGAGTGATACATTGGGTTTTGATATAGTGAAAGCAGATGGAATCCCCGTTCAATTTGATGTGTTATTTACAGTAACAGATCCTGAAGGAGCTACAGATAGTAAGTTTTTTACCGTAACGGTAAATGAAGGAGTAAATACTCAAAAATTGTATGGGCAATTAGTTGATTATCAGAATTCCACAGATGGACTGTTGGTAGGGTTGAGGAAACAAATTAGAGAGCTTGATTCACGTGTACAAAGAAACCAAAGACTTAAAAAAGGATTGCTTTTCACTACCTTTTTCTTAGGTAGCTTTAGTGCAACTGGAGCTTTTTTTGAAGATCACACAATTGCAAATGAAGCTATTCCTTATGCTGGGGCGCTTTTAGCTATCACCAGTAGTGTGAATGCTTTGGCATTTAATCAAGAAAACAAGGTAATTAATCTTAAAAATCGATTAGAAGATGTCGAAAAATCTATAGTTAGGAATAAGAGTTATCTTAAAACTTATTCTATTGATAATGAAAGCAATGATGAGTTGAGAAATAGTGAATTGGTTAATAGAGTACAATCCTACCGACAAGCTTTAATTGAGCAACGCATAGAATTACGAAGATTAGAAGATGAATACCGTGAGTTAAATTATGTTCAAAGAAAGGTTAGGAGATTCAATCGAAAAGGAAAGGCTGAAAATTTAAGATGGAATTTTATTGACAAGATTTAG